Proteins encoded within one genomic window of Deltaproteobacteria bacterium:
- a CDS encoding class I SAM-dependent methyltransferase gives MKDIERRQFWDEKILKWEGDKYDKVKMGVRRLLDVNQSLKARMDIASGVLKKIAKNRTILEIGCGTARLLPVLIGSGAKKYIGIDVSKVAIERARSRVKALGADSMAEFHQADAGSLQDTTTDICFSLGLLDWLDPDTISQMIRRIHCQYYLHSFSERRPSLKLLLHRLYVYCLYGRRTGSYRPRYYSSHQMVEIFQSCYGAPPQCYRSRRLSFGGFVFKLPNGVDVQHE, from the coding sequence GTGAAAGACATCGAACGCCGGCAATTTTGGGATGAGAAAATTCTCAAATGGGAGGGGGACAAATATGACAAAGTCAAAATGGGGGTTCGACGCCTCCTGGATGTCAATCAATCTTTAAAAGCGAGAATGGATATCGCCTCTGGCGTTCTTAAAAAGATCGCCAAAAACCGCACCATTCTGGAAATCGGTTGCGGAACGGCGCGGCTGTTGCCGGTCCTTATCGGATCGGGGGCCAAAAAGTATATCGGGATCGACGTTTCAAAAGTCGCCATTGAACGGGCGCGATCGCGGGTAAAGGCGTTGGGAGCCGATTCGATGGCCGAATTCCATCAGGCTGATGCCGGGTCCCTGCAGGACACCACGACCGATATCTGCTTCTCTCTGGGGCTTCTTGATTGGCTTGACCCGGATACGATCTCCCAAATGATCCGCCGGATTCACTGTCAGTATTACCTCCATAGTTTTTCGGAGCGTCGTCCCTCGTTGAAATTATTGCTCCATCGACTCTATGTCTACTGCCTCTATGGACGCCGAACGGGATCTTACCGGCCAAGGTATTATTCCTCGCATCAAATGGTCGAAATATTTCAATCGTGTTATGGCGCGCCCCCGCAATGTTATCGCTCGCGCCGTTTGAGTTTCGGCGGTTTTGTTTTTAAATTGCCGAATGGGGTGGATGTGCAACATGAATAG
- a CDS encoding class I SAM-dependent methyltransferase: MNSAKTYFDSVASGYAEKSEGGIWRWLRRREASVIASMIGSGPLGDALELGSGSGYYTRRLSDLGCRSLVAVDFSPKMVESIRIPGCVKKKADIQNFVSEDRFDLILCAGALEFLEHPEVIFGNASKMLRTKGSLIVLLPLQSLLGRFYRLFHRSHHVPVRLFRLQEVDQWAKAAGLIPVRRQKAALFSLALKFSKSEDHE; this comes from the coding sequence ATGAATAGCGCCAAAACCTATTTTGACTCCGTCGCTTCCGGGTACGCCGAAAAATCCGAGGGCGGGATTTGGCGATGGCTTCGCCGCAGGGAGGCCTCCGTCATCGCAAGCATGATCGGATCGGGGCCGCTCGGGGACGCTTTGGAATTGGGATCCGGATCGGGATACTATACACGCCGATTAAGCGACCTGGGTTGCCGGAGTCTGGTTGCCGTGGATTTTTCACCGAAAATGGTTGAATCGATCCGCATCCCGGGCTGTGTGAAAAAAAAAGCCGACATTCAAAACTTCGTCAGCGAAGATCGGTTCGATCTCATTTTATGCGCGGGAGCCTTGGAGTTTCTGGAACATCCGGAGGTTATCTTCGGCAATGCCTCTAAAATGCTTCGTACGAAAGGATCGTTGATTGTGCTTTTACCCCTGCAGTCTCTCCTGGGGCGTTTTTACCGGTTATTTCACCGGTCTCACCATGTCCCTGTCCGCCTCTTTCGACTTCAAGAAGTCGACCAATGGGCGAAAGCGGCCGGATTGATTCCGGTCAGGCGCCAAAAAGCGGCGTTGTTTTCACTGGCGCTCAAATTTTCGAAATCGGAGGATCACGAATGA
- a CDS encoding GtrA family protein: MAAALSALSDIAVFTLLVHSGLFFIYCQAVSRIVGGAVSFFINKHFSFDRHEGRTLIEIRRFLLLYAVSYTLSFVLLWFAHQRWGLRLLYAKPLADGTCFLFNFAVMKLYVYAPLRGLIFRIRALLWLGKGAVDDSLRG, translated from the coding sequence ATGGCGGCCGCCTTATCGGCCTTGAGCGACATTGCCGTCTTCACGCTCCTGGTCCATTCGGGCCTCTTCTTTATTTATTGCCAGGCTGTTTCCCGCATTGTCGGCGGGGCTGTCAGTTTTTTTATCAACAAACACTTCAGCTTTGACCGCCACGAAGGAAGAACGCTGATTGAGATCCGCCGTTTCCTTCTTCTCTATGCGGTAAGTTACACCCTCTCTTTTGTCCTCCTGTGGTTTGCGCATCAACGATGGGGGCTCCGGCTTCTTTACGCCAAACCCCTGGCCGACGGAACCTGCTTTCTGTTCAATTTTGCCGTGATGAAGCTTTACGTCTATGCGCCCCTTCGAGGGCTGATTTTCAGAATACGAGCCCTGTTATGGCTTGGGAAAGGAGCGGTTGATGATTCTTTGCGCGGATGA
- a CDS encoding ChbG/HpnK family deacetylase: protein MILCADDYGISPAVSTGILELVKEKRLSAVSCMMLGPHVDESMRRINGIGNGIDLGLHLVMTDDRPLTPLQPESGLVDAHGKLVPFSKLSLRAYRRAIDFGCVLREIEEQIRRFETLAGRPPDFIDGHQHVQQLPVIRKALATALRSLIQRHQNIYVRVARLPMRWLWTKGLRHSWKFFVGNHLVSLPGGSTALLMNETGIPSNRFLLGFCDYEKEARFEAVFQRYLTLKPGPRDIFFCHPGYVDEALRRRDSVTGSRINVLEFLRSSRCQTIMEESGVGLNTFYGA from the coding sequence ATGATTCTTTGCGCGGATGATTACGGCATCTCTCCCGCCGTCAGTACGGGCATTCTGGAACTGGTCAAAGAAAAGAGGCTTTCCGCCGTCAGTTGCATGATGCTCGGCCCCCATGTTGATGAGTCAATGAGGAGAATAAATGGAATCGGGAACGGTATTGACCTCGGTTTACACCTTGTCATGACCGATGACCGTCCGTTAACCCCCTTGCAACCCGAATCCGGTCTCGTTGATGCCCATGGCAAGCTGGTTCCTTTCTCAAAACTGTCGCTTCGCGCCTACCGGCGGGCGATTGATTTTGGCTGTGTTCTGCGGGAAATTGAGGAACAAATCAGGCGCTTTGAAACCCTCGCGGGCCGCCCCCCCGATTTCATTGATGGTCATCAACACGTCCAACAGTTGCCGGTCATCCGGAAGGCATTGGCCACCGCTCTTCGGAGCCTCATCCAGCGTCATCAAAATATTTATGTGCGTGTGGCGAGGCTTCCCATGCGATGGCTGTGGACAAAGGGATTAAGACACTCCTGGAAGTTCTTTGTCGGCAATCACCTCGTCTCCCTGCCGGGTGGTTCGACAGCCCTTCTGATGAATGAAACAGGAATTCCCTCCAACAGATTCCTGTTGGGATTTTGTGATTACGAAAAAGAGGCGCGCTTCGAAGCCGTTTTCCAACGTTACCTGACCCTGAAACCGGGCCCAAGGGACATCTTTTTTTGCCATCCGGGATATGTCGACGAGGCATTGCGCCGGCGTGATTCTGTTACCGGCTCCAGGATCAACGTCCTGGAGTTCCTTCGATCTTCCCGATGCCAAACCATCATGGAAGAGTCGGGAGTCGGCCTCAATACCTTCTATGGAGCCTGA
- a CDS encoding radical SAM protein translates to MKILVLEPPAVSKYGNQRIYGGNGGNKSDFRKAPVDVMWISGYLRSHGFENTFHDANNSREKIQDVEVLLKKLNPDIIFLSTSTCTLYKDMEVAALVKRLNPECLTVAMGTHLMALTEETMRDFPDLDAGIYTNEWEQSALSIAQNRSNLPDAHGIMYRSGDGQLIKTRPSPPLRHFDDLGFPAHDKLRKEIYHDPTMKRFPKTMVQFSRACIAKCNFCCQPAFFGTVMPRSVDSIIDEMKWVSKLGFREIFLNDPTFTYDHKWNMEIFERVLSEGIDLTWWCTTRAHCLNKDILKMMKRTGCHTIGIGMESADDQVLKNIKKGTRREIVYNAVKMTREAGIDALVFCVFGFPGETHESMRETLAFLKTLPASFITLGIAVPAPGTPHYQYMEENGLLKHKQWDLYDPLREPVYDYPHLSGKEIYDFAHYGLRQFYLRPSYIWDRVKSIHSFSELGTYASNFFGFMKRYVFRVTA, encoded by the coding sequence ATGAAAATACTGGTCCTGGAACCACCGGCTGTATCCAAGTACGGCAATCAGAGAATTTACGGGGGAAACGGCGGCAATAAGAGCGATTTTAGAAAGGCCCCCGTGGATGTCATGTGGATTTCCGGTTACCTCCGCTCACACGGCTTCGAGAATACATTTCATGATGCAAACAACTCCAGGGAGAAAATCCAGGATGTTGAAGTCCTTTTGAAAAAACTGAATCCGGACATTATATTTTTGTCCACATCAACATGTACGCTATACAAAGACATGGAAGTGGCGGCCCTCGTCAAGAGGCTCAATCCGGAGTGTCTGACAGTTGCGATGGGGACCCATCTCATGGCGCTGACGGAAGAGACCATGCGCGATTTTCCCGATCTCGACGCCGGGATTTATACCAATGAATGGGAGCAGTCGGCCTTAAGCATCGCACAAAACCGTTCCAACCTGCCGGATGCCCATGGGATCATGTATCGCAGTGGAGATGGACAACTGATCAAGACACGGCCGTCTCCGCCGTTAAGACATTTTGATGATCTCGGGTTTCCCGCTCATGACAAGCTTCGGAAGGAAATTTATCATGACCCCACGATGAAGCGCTTTCCCAAAACGATGGTCCAATTCAGCCGGGCCTGCATCGCCAAGTGCAATTTTTGCTGTCAGCCGGCATTCTTCGGCACCGTCATGCCCCGGAGCGTGGACAGCATTATTGATGAAATGAAGTGGGTTTCAAAATTGGGGTTTCGGGAAATCTTCCTTAATGACCCGACTTTCACCTATGACCACAAATGGAACATGGAAATTTTCGAACGCGTCTTGAGTGAGGGGATCGATCTGACCTGGTGGTGCACGACCCGGGCTCACTGTCTGAACAAGGATATCCTCAAGATGATGAAGAGGACAGGTTGCCATACAATCGGCATCGGGATGGAGAGCGCCGATGACCAGGTCCTGAAAAATATCAAGAAGGGAACGCGAAGGGAGATCGTCTACAATGCCGTGAAAATGACGCGTGAGGCGGGCATTGATGCCCTGGTTTTTTGTGTCTTTGGTTTTCCGGGAGAGACGCACGAGTCGATGCGGGAGACCCTGGCCTTTTTAAAAACGCTTCCGGCCTCGTTTATCACCCTGGGCATTGCGGTCCCGGCGCCCGGAACGCCCCACTACCAATACATGGAGGAGAACGGCCTTCTGAAGCATAAGCAGTGGGATCTATACGATCCTCTTCGTGAACCTGTTTATGACTACCCGCACTTAAGCGGCAAAGAGATATACGATTTTGCCCATTACGGGCTTCGGCAGTTTTATCTGCGCCCAAGCTATATCTGGGACCGGGTCAAATCCATACACAGTTTTTCCGAACTTGGGACCTATGCATCCAATTTTTTCGGATTTATGAAACGGTATGTTTTCCGTGTCACTGCCTAG
- a CDS encoding cobalamin B12-binding domain-containing protein: MRALFLNAPFKVEYGKFSKNSRSPAITKSGTNYFPVWLAYAAGVTEVAGHEVYLYDACAKRTPKAEMLSLIADFKPDLVVLDTSTPSLLSDIAFGASVKAQHPDSFVMLMGTHPSALPEETLQFDAAIDAIARGEADFTVREAAEKLSGIQFQKLDAGKKIQLLQGIEGLSFQVAGKTYHNTARPQIQDLDSLPFVSQIYKKHLDVRDYFWASIDYPEIQIMTARGCTDRCTFCVYPYAIHQLTYRMRSAKSVVDEFEWIERNLPEVREVIIEDDTFGASVKRVHEFCEEKMRRKIKLKWYAHVRCTLQLDSLKLMKKAGCPHLGTGYESANQEVLDKMKKRLKVQSILDFSKNTKKAGIMVHGCFMVGNPGDTRSTLQESLDFALKLRDDTMQFFPLMVYPGTPDYEWAKKNNLMTVKSYDQWVTEEGLHNSVVRMPDMDSREIVDWCDYARKKYYTRPGYLAYKAFQTLLRPAELKRNIRAGRRFVRFLLKGTFGRRNGFASTQSSRLNGAPCKTEFDHSYPQEAPVPKLVPRDFEKKEKAA, from the coding sequence ATGAGGGCTTTATTCCTCAACGCCCCTTTTAAAGTCGAGTACGGGAAATTTTCCAAGAATTCAAGAAGTCCCGCGATTACCAAAAGCGGAACCAATTACTTTCCGGTCTGGCTTGCTTATGCCGCCGGTGTCACGGAGGTTGCCGGCCATGAAGTATATCTCTACGACGCCTGCGCCAAAAGAACCCCAAAAGCGGAAATGCTTTCCCTCATCGCCGATTTTAAACCGGACCTGGTGGTTCTTGACACCAGCACGCCCAGTCTCTTAAGCGACATCGCCTTTGGCGCCTCTGTGAAGGCCCAACATCCTGATTCGTTCGTCATGCTGATGGGCACTCATCCCTCGGCCCTTCCTGAAGAAACCTTGCAGTTCGACGCGGCCATCGACGCCATTGCGAGGGGAGAGGCCGATTTTACGGTCCGTGAAGCGGCCGAGAAGCTTTCGGGAATCCAATTTCAGAAATTGGATGCCGGGAAAAAGATTCAACTCCTTCAGGGCATCGAGGGTCTCTCTTTCCAGGTCGCCGGAAAAACCTATCACAACACCGCAAGACCCCAGATTCAAGATCTGGATTCACTCCCCTTCGTCAGTCAAATTTACAAGAAACACCTCGACGTCCGCGACTACTTCTGGGCCTCGATCGATTATCCCGAGATCCAGATCATGACGGCTCGCGGATGCACCGATCGATGCACGTTCTGTGTCTATCCCTACGCCATCCACCAACTGACTTACCGCATGCGAAGCGCCAAAAGTGTTGTGGACGAATTCGAGTGGATTGAAAGGAACCTCCCTGAAGTCAGGGAAGTGATTATTGAAGATGACACCTTCGGTGCGAGCGTGAAACGGGTCCATGAGTTTTGTGAAGAAAAGATGCGAAGAAAAATCAAACTCAAATGGTACGCTCATGTTCGGTGCACCCTTCAACTCGACAGCCTCAAATTGATGAAAAAGGCGGGTTGCCCCCATCTGGGAACCGGTTACGAAAGCGCCAATCAGGAAGTGCTGGATAAGATGAAAAAGAGATTAAAAGTCCAGTCGATCCTCGATTTTTCCAAAAACACCAAAAAAGCGGGCATCATGGTACACGGATGCTTCATGGTCGGCAATCCGGGGGACACGCGTTCGACTCTGCAGGAATCGCTCGATTTCGCCCTAAAACTGCGGGATGACACAATGCAGTTTTTTCCGCTCATGGTCTATCCGGGAACCCCCGATTATGAATGGGCGAAGAAAAACAACCTCATGACGGTGAAGAGTTACGATCAGTGGGTGACCGAAGAGGGGCTCCACAACAGCGTGGTTCGCATGCCGGATATGGATAGCCGGGAGATTGTTGACTGGTGTGATTATGCGCGAAAAAAATATTATACCCGGCCCGGCTACTTGGCCTATAAAGCCTTTCAAACGCTTCTGCGTCCCGCGGAACTGAAGCGAAACATTCGCGCCGGGCGGCGTTTCGTCCGTTTTCTTTTGAAAGGAACCTTTGGTCGACGAAACGGTTTCGCCTCGACACAATCGAGCCGATTGAACGGGGCCCCTTGCAAAACGGAATTCGATCATTCCTATCCCCAGGAAGCCCCTGTCCCAAAACTCGTGCCCCGGGATTTTGAAAAAAAGGAGAAGGCGGCCTAA
- a CDS encoding glycosyltransferase family 2 protein — protein MLICLFVISLSVPLYTYFIYPGLVMVLGVLGRKTYQKDESYLPTVSLIISTYNEEGHIRKKIENSLGLDYPKEKLEIHISSESTDRTNEIAQEYHQKGVILHAFSGRRGKAASLYRVVPSTRGEILVFSDANAFYHTDALRKLVRNLADPAVGCVVGQLNYNKPSESVGGLGEKLYWAYDKFLRKRSNGLNGFVPGVNGAIFAIRKPLYFPISPNRGDDYELCTLVAIHGFVVVAEPEAIADEAGSETTKQQFARKIRVVRWNALSSLILIRNAVSFGRWAIVFQIFSLRLLRYTVPFWLILCFLSTAVLSVQSRGFGLLLLLQGAFYAFSLVSLLADRIGWKLPKLLLIPSYFLLVNSAAAVAITLGVCFGQSPTWKKQR, from the coding sequence ATGCTGATCTGCCTGTTTGTCATCAGCCTCTCCGTCCCCCTCTATACCTACTTCATCTACCCCGGATTGGTGATGGTTCTGGGGGTCTTGGGACGCAAGACATATCAAAAGGACGAGTCGTATCTCCCGACCGTCAGCCTGATCATTTCCACCTATAACGAAGAAGGTCACATTCGTAAAAAAATTGAAAATTCTCTGGGACTCGATTACCCGAAGGAGAAGCTTGAAATCCATATCTCATCGGAATCAACCGACCGAACCAACGAAATCGCCCAAGAGTATCATCAAAAGGGGGTCATCCTCCATGCCTTTTCAGGCCGACGGGGAAAGGCGGCCAGCCTCTATCGGGTCGTCCCGTCAACGCGGGGTGAAATTCTCGTCTTTTCCGATGCAAATGCCTTTTATCATACCGATGCGTTGCGAAAGCTCGTGCGAAATTTAGCGGATCCGGCCGTGGGATGCGTCGTGGGACAGTTGAACTACAACAAACCGTCGGAATCGGTCGGAGGGCTTGGAGAAAAACTTTACTGGGCCTACGATAAATTCCTCCGGAAGCGCTCCAATGGCCTCAATGGTTTTGTTCCCGGCGTCAATGGGGCCATTTTTGCCATTCGAAAACCGCTCTATTTTCCCATTTCCCCGAATCGGGGCGATGACTATGAGTTATGCACTCTGGTAGCCATACATGGTTTTGTCGTTGTCGCGGAACCGGAAGCGATTGCGGACGAGGCGGGTTCCGAGACGACAAAACAGCAATTTGCCCGCAAGATACGGGTTGTCCGCTGGAATGCCCTAAGCTCCCTCATTCTGATAAGAAACGCCGTTTCTTTTGGACGTTGGGCGATCGTCTTTCAAATATTTTCTCTTCGGTTGTTGCGCTATACGGTGCCGTTCTGGCTGATCCTGTGCTTTTTAAGCACGGCTGTCCTCTCGGTGCAGTCAAGGGGATTCGGGTTGCTTTTACTGCTCCAGGGCGCCTTTTATGCCTTTTCACTGGTTTCTTTACTCGCGGACAGGATCGGATGGAAACTCCCCAAACTTCTTCTTATCCCTTCCTATTTTCTCCTGGTGAATTCAGCGGCGGCGGTGGCAATCACTTTGGGTGTTTGTTTTGGTCAATCCCCCACCTGGAAAAAGCAACGGTAG
- a CDS encoding NTP transferase domain-containing protein: protein MVNPPPGKSNGRKETAQIVILAGGLGTRLKRVTRGIPKPMVPVLDRPFLEYQFAWLKKTGFNRFLLLVGHLSDQIRNYFGDGKERGLSIRYSCESSPMGTAGALKLAEPLIEESFLLLNGDSLLPVDYHLLIHRFKRIGCEAMVAAYDNREKIAPNNLSLSRDRGWATRYRKTDSVGMTHMDAGVYVFQKRVLGRIPPNRPYSFENELLPELAQEGVLAAYTTDIKCYDIGTPERLEVFEQAVASNLIRLKGVEP, encoded by the coding sequence TTGGTCAATCCCCCACCTGGAAAAAGCAACGGTAGGAAAGAAACGGCGCAAATTGTCATCCTGGCCGGCGGGTTGGGCACGCGCCTCAAGCGCGTTACACGGGGTATCCCAAAACCGATGGTTCCGGTGCTTGATCGGCCTTTTCTTGAGTACCAGTTTGCATGGCTCAAAAAAACCGGGTTCAATCGTTTTCTTCTTCTCGTGGGACATCTCTCGGATCAAATCCGGAATTACTTCGGCGACGGCAAAGAGCGGGGGCTTTCGATTCGTTATTCCTGTGAATCCTCTCCCATGGGAACGGCAGGGGCCTTGAAATTGGCGGAACCTCTCATTGAGGAGAGTTTTCTGCTTCTCAATGGAGATAGTCTGCTTCCTGTTGATTATCACCTGCTGATCCACCGGTTTAAGCGGATCGGCTGTGAAGCAATGGTCGCCGCCTACGACAATCGGGAAAAGATTGCACCCAATAACCTCAGTCTTTCCAGGGACAGGGGCTGGGCAACGCGCTACCGCAAAACCGACAGCGTCGGGATGACCCATATGGATGCCGGTGTCTATGTTTTTCAAAAAAGAGTCCTGGGCCGCATTCCGCCCAACCGCCCTTATTCTTTTGAGAATGAACTCCTGCCGGAACTTGCGCAAGAAGGAGTTCTTGCCGCCTACACAACAGACATTAAATGCTACGATATAGGAACGCCTGAAAGGCTTGAGGTTTTTGAACAAGCGGTTGCCTCCAACCTTATCAGGCTGAAAGGAGTTGAACCATGA
- a CDS encoding sugar kinase, with translation MIISKAPVRISLGGGGTDLASYYSKFGGFLIAGAIDKYLFLAVNHRFENNVRLSYSQTEIVENAADVKHPLFRECLRKFDITRNLEIVSLADVPGNSGLGTSSCFTVALLNGLHAYKRNYRTLKELAEEACHLEIDILKEPIGKQDQYICSLGGLLCLTIDRDGTVHAENLNVTDETLDRLEHNLLLFYTGVKRAASDILHEQNEKSAADDSAVLNTLHEIKEIGLQTRRYLESGRVDEIGHLFDVHWEVKKRLSGQITNPFLDQCYSEARKAGALGGKVMGAGGGGFFIYYCPDDASKRRVREVMQNKGLWYTPFRFDFEGAKIVSNMRTRY, from the coding sequence ATGATCATTTCGAAAGCGCCTGTGCGCATATCACTGGGTGGAGGCGGCACGGACCTGGCCTCCTATTACAGCAAATTCGGCGGTTTCCTGATCGCCGGTGCGATTGATAAATATCTGTTCCTTGCCGTCAACCACCGTTTTGAGAACAATGTCCGCTTGAGCTATTCCCAGACGGAGATCGTCGAAAACGCGGCTGATGTCAAACATCCCCTCTTTAGAGAATGCTTGAGAAAATTCGACATCACAAGAAATCTGGAGATTGTTTCACTCGCCGATGTCCCCGGCAACTCGGGTCTGGGAACCTCGAGTTGTTTCACCGTTGCCCTCTTGAACGGCCTCCATGCCTACAAGAGGAATTACAGGACTCTCAAGGAACTCGCGGAAGAGGCCTGCCATTTGGAGATTGATATTCTCAAGGAACCTATCGGCAAACAGGATCAGTATATCTGTTCCCTGGGCGGACTCCTCTGCCTCACCATTGATCGGGATGGAACCGTCCATGCCGAAAACCTGAACGTCACCGACGAGACCCTGGACCGACTGGAGCACAATCTGCTTCTCTTCTACACGGGCGTCAAACGCGCCGCCTCCGATATCCTTCACGAACAAAACGAAAAGAGCGCCGCCGATGATTCCGCGGTCCTGAATACGCTTCACGAGATCAAGGAGATTGGATTGCAGACGCGCCGTTATCTGGAATCGGGCCGTGTGGATGAAATAGGACATCTGTTCGATGTGCACTGGGAGGTTAAAAAACGCCTCTCCGGGCAAATTACCAACCCTTTTCTGGATCAATGCTATTCCGAAGCAAGAAAGGCCGGAGCCCTCGGTGGAAAAGTCATGGGCGCCGGGGGAGGCGGCTTTTTTATCTATTACTGTCCTGATGACGCCTCCAAGCGCCGGGTGAGGGAAGTGATGCAAAACAAGGGGTTGTGGTATACCCCTTTCCGTTTCGACTTCGAAGGGGCAAAGATCGTTTCCAACATGAGGACCAGATATTGA
- a CDS encoding Gfo/Idh/MocA family oxidoreductase: MGTNRVEAFRRIPQTSVRRVVDLNESSAEKLAATCHAQYSTRWEDVVRDPDLDAIIVAIYHNVSFAVTRAALEFGKHVLCEKPLGRTAEEALVLVQQAKASGRILKTGFNYRHYPGIRKAHRLVLERSIGDLRYLRMILGHGARPGYDREWRTDAIQGGGGALLDPGIHCLDLIRWFCGEPRRASCHRMNAFWKTPYEDNAFTTFETEGGIIAFVQTSITEWRNKFSFEAIGTDGYIKVEGRGGSYGPQTIRHAPRWGWLKTPPAEETLETFPEGDESFYEETKEFVNSIREDREPLGNGRDGLRAMEIIERIYHAKNPHDILFA, translated from the coding sequence ATGGGAACAAATCGTGTTGAGGCCTTTCGAAGGATACCTCAGACCAGCGTTCGTCGGGTCGTCGATCTCAACGAGTCATCGGCGGAAAAACTCGCAGCGACCTGTCACGCGCAATACTCAACACGTTGGGAAGACGTTGTGAGAGATCCTGACCTCGACGCAATCATCGTCGCGATTTATCACAATGTCTCGTTTGCCGTTACCCGTGCGGCGCTCGAATTCGGGAAACATGTTTTGTGTGAAAAACCTCTTGGACGAACCGCCGAGGAAGCCTTGGTCCTTGTGCAACAAGCGAAGGCAAGCGGCCGGATTCTCAAGACCGGTTTTAATTATCGCCATTATCCCGGAATCAGGAAGGCCCATCGTCTTGTCCTGGAAAGATCGATCGGCGACCTGCGTTATTTGAGGATGATTCTGGGCCATGGAGCCAGACCGGGCTATGACCGGGAATGGCGGACGGATGCAATTCAGGGGGGCGGAGGGGCTCTTCTCGATCCGGGCATCCATTGCCTCGACCTCATTCGCTGGTTTTGCGGAGAGCCGCGCAGGGCTTCCTGTCATCGGATGAATGCGTTCTGGAAGACGCCTTACGAGGATAATGCCTTTACCACCTTTGAGACCGAGGGCGGCATCATTGCTTTTGTTCAGACCAGCATCACGGAGTGGCGCAACAAGTTTTCTTTTGAAGCAATCGGCACGGATGGGTACATAAAGGTGGAAGGGCGCGGCGGTTCTTACGGCCCCCAAACCATCCGGCACGCCCCGCGATGGGGATGGCTCAAAACTCCACCCGCGGAAGAGACCCTTGAAACTTTTCCCGAAGGGGACGAATCTTTCTACGAAGAGACGAAAGAATTTGTGAATTCGATCCGTGAAGATCGGGAGCCGCTGGGCAACGGAAGAGACGGCCTCCGCGCCATGGAAATCATTGAAAGGATTTATCATGCAAAAAATCCCCATGACATCCTCTTTGCCTGA